One part of the Haliotis asinina isolate JCU_RB_2024 chromosome 2, JCU_Hal_asi_v2, whole genome shotgun sequence genome encodes these proteins:
- the LOC137272447 gene encoding uncharacterized protein: MEQIMASETPDTPLGTLELESLPGKPDIPPVNEECPKTETILGEENLAFDGAETLQGELTPLTYVDFMPRCLGTGYLKGQLPEFAEFGTVVEQANQWLESMPQYTVWKCETVGKKLNNSDYQLDNDAVFIHMSSHGNNAFLMGLRLWLTPKMNPDAPVQKLSYLTVLPEENTQGGGSVADVISNLLNQQTGYRFGGTQLFTQFNSLSKTLEKLSRQFQLNPIAGTILNAETIKLLLSDSKPNPETTCWVETGRTNRLFVFALRIFYVIGEPAFETLGAKDIIPEYACNTEGMIQRLKFATYRSTVQKASDWLKKQQGIKVVNVQTIDVKVLKLPNGNIEFDSNSSGYGEMAFEDSCQFLKVLRIYYVRKQKVTPLDATPVSNMTSRLFVPVRKNQTGKVFESFSKTMQRVIAWLNVTQTPLLSMESVQYMVNPESWGTGVAEDRVDTVKNQSSGRYQLTCIRLYFPQDFEEPSPDLLPPTKEDEEGWMCIIS; encoded by the exons ATGGAACAAATCATGGCATCAGAAACACCTGACACTCCTTTGGGAACATTGGAGTTAGAATCACTTCCAGGAAAGCCTGACATACCCCCTGTAAATGAAGAGTGTCCCAAAACAGAGACAATTCTGGGAGAAGAAAACCTAGCATTTGACGGAGCCGAAACACTGCAGGGAGAGTTAACTCCCCTTACCTATGTCGACTTCATGCCAAGATGTCTGGGAACAGGGTATCTGAAAGGACAACTACCTGAATTTGCTGAATTTGG GACGGTGGTGGAGCAGGCCAACCAGTGGCTAGAGTCCATGCCTCAGTATACAGTGTGGAAGTGTGAGACGGTGGGGAAGAAACTCAACAACAGCGACTACCAGCTTGACAATGATGCTGTATTCATCCACATGTCCAGCCACGGCAACAACGCCTTCCTCATGGGACTAAG GTTGTGGCTGACTCCAAAGATGAACCCAGATGCACCGGTACAGAAGTTGTCGTACCTGACAGTGTTGCCGGAGGAGAATACTCAGGGAGGGGGCAGTGTTGCGGATGTCATCTCAAATCTCCTCAACCAGCAGACAGGGTACCGCTTTGGTGGAACACAGTTGTTTACACAGTTCAACTCTCTGAGCAAGACCCTGGAGAAACTCTCCAGACAGTTCCAGTTGAACCCTATTGCTG GCACGATTCTGAATGCTGAGACAATTAAACTGCTGCTGTCTGACAGTAAACCAAACCCCGAAACTACCTGCTGGGTGGAGACTGGCAGAACTAACCGGCTATTTGTGTTTGCACTTAGGATATTCTACGTCATTGGAGAACCAGCATTTGAGACTCTAG GGGCCAAGGACATCATCCCTGAATACGCCTGTAACACAGAGGGGATGATCCAGAGGTTAAAGTTCGCGACATATAGGTCAACAGTACAGAaagcttctgattggctgaagaaACAGCAG GGTATCAAGGTCGTGAACGTGCAAACTATTGATGTCAAAGTGTTAAAGCTTCCCAATG GCAACATTGAGTTTGACTCCAATTCTTCTGGGTATGGTGAGATGGCGTTTGAGGACAGCTGCCAGTTCTTGAAGGTTCTTCGGATCTACtatgtgaggaaacagaaggTGACCCCACTTGACGCCACGCCTGTTTCCAACATGACCAGCAGGCTGTTTGTCCCTGTCCGCAAAAACCAGACTGGAAAAGTCTTTGAGTCTTTCTCCAAGACCATGCAGAGAGTCATAGCCTGGCTCAATGTTACAC aGACGCCCTTGCTCAGCATGGAGTCTGTCCAGTACATGGTGAACCCAGAGAGTTGGGGGACTGGTGTTGCTGAGGACAGAGTGGATACAGTCAAGAACCAGTCCAGCGGGAGGTATCAGCTCACCTGTATCAG GTTGTATTTCCCACAAGACTTTGAGGAGCCCTCTCCAGATCTGCTGCCCCCAACAAAGGAAGATGAGGAGGGCTGGATGTGCATCATATCTTAG